From Varibaculum massiliense, a single genomic window includes:
- a CDS encoding ROK family transcriptional regulator, whose translation MTRIFDDSALAIVAHVLAHGPLSRADTARDLDLSPATLTRLVRPLISSGTISEVRSGKSTTGMGRPTKLLEVASNNRSFIGINLTSSTIHCVRTDTHARIISSKTIPIQNQSATECQKQLKNLIDEYTRSTNHPPIEGVGISLGGKIDKSRVIESRFLGWRNVNLKTFFTETTDENIPEIELVNDVTGLTMLEQWFGLGRHCEDFVVATIGAGVGHGMVHNLRAVRSPQGGLGMTAHLPLAGAHGVCQYGHVGCANGALTVPAVLSRAQAGRAITEDDNSPTSAEELMRLADSGDKSCRRAIAEFAESLAVYVQTVTSAALVMDVVLDGEGVCLLESRWAANFDKHLNSYARPDDPRITVHRRSGSFERWAQGAAVAAIVKWLIRATRSAKW comes from the coding sequence ATGACACGGATATTTGATGATTCTGCGCTTGCTATCGTTGCGCACGTCTTGGCGCACGGTCCCCTTTCGCGTGCCGACACCGCACGTGATCTTGATTTATCTCCTGCTACCCTCACCCGCCTAGTTCGCCCTTTGATTAGCAGCGGAACAATCAGCGAAGTGCGTTCTGGGAAATCAACAACCGGGATGGGGCGCCCCACCAAGTTATTGGAAGTTGCTTCTAATAACCGTTCGTTTATCGGAATTAATCTGACCAGCTCCACAATCCACTGTGTGCGTACCGATACCCATGCGCGCATTATTTCTAGCAAGACGATTCCAATTCAAAACCAGAGCGCCACTGAGTGCCAAAAACAATTGAAAAATCTGATTGACGAATACACTCGATCCACTAATCACCCTCCGATTGAAGGTGTCGGAATTTCTCTGGGGGGAAAGATTGATAAATCCAGGGTGATTGAAAGTCGTTTTTTAGGCTGGCGAAACGTTAACCTAAAAACTTTTTTCACAGAAACCACAGATGAAAACATTCCCGAGATAGAACTAGTTAATGACGTAACTGGTTTAACCATGCTAGAGCAATGGTTTGGGCTGGGTCGACACTGTGAAGATTTCGTGGTTGCCACTATTGGGGCTGGTGTAGGTCACGGCATGGTGCATAACCTACGAGCTGTTCGCTCCCCACAGGGCGGTCTAGGTATGACCGCACATCTTCCTCTAGCGGGAGCCCACGGCGTTTGCCAATATGGACACGTGGGGTGCGCTAATGGGGCACTGACTGTGCCAGCAGTTTTATCGCGAGCTCAAGCAGGTAGAGCCATTACCGAGGACGATAATTCACCAACCTCTGCGGAAGAACTCATGCGGCTTGCGGATAGCGGCGATAAATCTTGTAGGCGCGCGATTGCCGAGTTTGCTGAGAGCCTGGCGGTGTACGTTCAGACAGTTACATCTGCCGCTTTAGTCATGGACGTGGTCTTGGATGGAGAGGGCGTGTGCCTATTGGAATCTCGCTGGGCAGCGAATTTCGACAAGCATCTAAATTCTTATGCCCGCCCTGATGATCCCCGAATTACGGTTCACCGGCGTTCAGGTAGTTTTGAGCGTTGGGCACAAGGCGCCGCGGTGGCAGCAATCGTAAAGTGGCTAATCCGTGCGACTCGCAGCGCTAAATGGTAA
- the relB gene encoding type II toxin-antitoxin system RelB family antitoxin codes for MASTTITIRLEREEKALISDYAAAFGISVSEFIRRVTLERIEDELDLQAWEEAKAEFEADPETISSAEIAKKYL; via the coding sequence ATGGCTAGTACAACTATTACTATCAGGCTCGAGCGGGAAGAAAAGGCTCTCATTTCTGATTATGCCGCTGCCTTCGGAATCTCTGTATCCGAGTTTATTCGCAGGGTAACGCTGGAGCGTATAGAGGACGAACTAGATTTACAGGCCTGGGAAGAAGCGAAAGCAGAGTTCGAAGCTGACCCGGAAACGATTTCTTCCGCCGAGATCGCAAAGAAATACCTCTAG
- a CDS encoding type II toxin-antitoxin system RelE family toxin, whose translation MWKLEFSKHADKQLSKTDPGVRRVIVAWLLKNIDGCLDPRAHGKGLSANLSEKWRYRVGNYRVLCDIKDQELVVIAIEIGHRSRIYR comes from the coding sequence ATGTGGAAACTGGAGTTTTCTAAGCACGCCGATAAGCAGTTATCAAAAACGGATCCCGGCGTCAGGCGAGTTATTGTCGCTTGGCTGCTCAAAAACATCGACGGGTGCCTAGATCCCCGCGCGCACGGAAAAGGCTTGAGCGCCAACCTATCTGAAAAGTGGCGTTACCGAGTAGGTAACTATCGCGTACTTTGCGATATCAAAGATCAAGAACTGGTAGTGATCGCAATCGAGATCGGGCATAGAAGCCGCATTTACCGCTAG
- a CDS encoding addiction module antidote protein, whose translation MNEVTFSAFDASKYLDTDEAINDYLAIALEDGDTKTVQVVLRDIARAHGMTQLAKETQLNRESLYKSLSKEGNPSFASITKIMKALGLKMTLSTQ comes from the coding sequence ATGAACGAGGTGACTTTTTCTGCGTTTGACGCGAGCAAATACCTTGACACTGACGAAGCGATAAATGACTATCTAGCTATCGCACTCGAAGACGGTGACACCAAAACAGTGCAAGTGGTTCTACGTGATATTGCCCGCGCACACGGCATGACTCAGCTCGCTAAAGAAACTCAGCTAAACCGCGAATCCCTCTACAAATCATTATCCAAAGAGGGCAACCCCTCCTTTGCGTCCATCACGAAAATCATGAAAGCCCTGGGGCTAAAAATGACCCTCTCCACTCAATAG
- a CDS encoding type II toxin-antitoxin system RelE family toxin: MKRYSLYYTKEAKKALKKLDKPVLVMIKAWVEKNLVNTAEPRKYGKPLKGKFSGYWRYRVGNYRLITEIRDRELIIILVDLGHRRDVYR; the protein is encoded by the coding sequence ATGAAGCGCTATTCGCTCTACTACACGAAAGAAGCCAAGAAAGCCCTGAAAAAACTGGATAAGCCGGTTTTGGTGATGATTAAAGCGTGGGTAGAAAAGAACCTAGTCAATACCGCTGAGCCGAGAAAGTATGGCAAACCATTAAAGGGCAAATTCTCTGGTTACTGGCGTTACCGGGTTGGAAACTATCGGCTCATTACTGAAATTCGGGACCGCGAACTGATTATTATTCTGGTTGATCTGGGGCATCGCAGGGACGTTTACCGGTAA
- the relB gene encoding type II toxin-antitoxin system RelB family antitoxin: protein MLRPQARWYYTCNTAPEGEMMGAISLRVPDKELDLYKDYARIHNRSLSAVIRATMMERIEDEYDLKTIARYEKQKGAGEAELYSHDDVWAELGV, encoded by the coding sequence ATGTTGCGCCCCCAAGCCAGATGGTACTACACTTGTAATACAGCGCCGGAGGGAGAGATGATGGGGGCGATTAGTTTACGGGTTCCAGATAAAGAGCTGGATTTATATAAGGATTACGCGCGGATTCATAACCGTAGTTTATCGGCGGTTATTCGCGCAACCATGATGGAACGCATTGAGGACGAATACGATCTGAAGACGATCGCGCGTTATGAAAAGCAGAAGGGTGCCGGTGAGGCGGAGCTTTATTCCCACGATGATGTATGGGCGGAATTGGGGGTATGA
- a CDS encoding class I adenylate-forming enzyme family protein, whose protein sequence is MISGQALWPEEMVHDLQPVEVYGRTVQTYVPGPASLYETLVNTAQRFASKVAIFAEDGNRFTFSEVKQLTDQFAAYLHTEYKIGPGNRIGVLLDNGIDFITSFYASNRLGAIIVPLPGKFRRAEIDALVARANLDLVICHPEQAAWFEDKPVVTTSSNTCACGLPLNSEKGELDPKTVLAEVPLPGIEQDSILLFTSGTTSLSKGVLLTNMNAVHAVRSYERVLELTSDDTTIIAVPIYHVTGMIAIIGLFIYLGGSIHIQKRMEGRPFVKEIFISAVSFVHASPTVFALMLEERDRFPELPSVQKMACGAAHMPVSRIKELHEWMPQMQFRTVYGLTESCSPAFVFPCDAAGSPYLGSSGLPIPGLEVKICDDSGVELPVGEVGEIKMRGANIARRYDEIEIDALTADGWLATGDVGRANSQGYIYLMDRKKDMINRGGEKIWCIDVEEELRRLNVIADASVVGVPDPVYGEVAAAAVVLEDGANTSETQLKQELNKRLARYQVPVYFRQVSAIPLTAGSKVDKSAVRALFVSL, encoded by the coding sequence ATGATTTCCGGGCAAGCACTTTGGCCAGAAGAAATGGTGCACGATTTGCAGCCAGTTGAGGTATATGGGCGAACGGTTCAAACCTATGTACCTGGTCCTGCTTCACTTTATGAAACTCTAGTAAATACCGCGCAACGGTTCGCCAGTAAGGTGGCAATTTTTGCTGAGGACGGTAACCGTTTCACTTTCTCTGAAGTCAAGCAGCTAACCGACCAGTTCGCGGCCTATTTGCACACAGAATACAAAATTGGTCCCGGAAACCGAATAGGGGTATTGCTGGACAACGGAATTGACTTTATTACCTCTTTCTACGCTAGCAACCGGCTAGGTGCCATCATAGTGCCGCTCCCTGGTAAATTCCGTCGGGCAGAAATCGACGCTTTGGTGGCTCGCGCCAACTTAGATTTAGTCATTTGTCATCCTGAGCAAGCTGCTTGGTTTGAGGATAAGCCAGTAGTTACCACCTCCTCTAACACCTGTGCTTGCGGGTTACCTTTGAATAGTGAGAAGGGGGAGTTAGACCCGAAAACAGTGCTGGCAGAGGTTCCACTTCCGGGAATCGAGCAGGATTCCATCCTGTTATTTACTTCGGGAACCACATCCCTATCCAAAGGTGTGCTGCTGACAAATATGAACGCAGTACATGCTGTACGTTCTTATGAAAGGGTACTTGAGTTAACCAGCGATGACACTACTATTATCGCCGTTCCCATCTACCATGTAACCGGAATGATTGCCATCATTGGACTATTTATTTATTTGGGAGGTTCAATTCATATCCAGAAACGTATGGAAGGCAGACCATTTGTCAAGGAAATTTTCATTTCTGCGGTTAGCTTTGTGCATGCCTCTCCTACGGTTTTCGCGTTGATGTTAGAAGAGCGTGATCGTTTTCCCGAACTTCCATCGGTGCAGAAGATGGCATGTGGCGCAGCCCATATGCCGGTATCGCGAATTAAAGAATTACACGAATGGATGCCGCAAATGCAGTTCCGTACGGTGTATGGGCTAACCGAAAGTTGCTCTCCTGCTTTCGTGTTTCCCTGTGATGCGGCTGGCTCTCCTTACTTAGGATCCTCTGGATTACCTATTCCCGGACTAGAAGTGAAGATATGTGATGATTCTGGGGTGGAATTGCCCGTTGGGGAGGTGGGCGAAATAAAAATGCGCGGAGCTAACATTGCTAGGCGCTATGACGAAATCGAAATTGATGCCTTGACCGCCGATGGTTGGCTAGCCACCGGTGATGTAGGGCGAGCCAATTCTCAGGGGTATATATACCTGATGGATCGCAAGAAAGACATGATTAACCGCGGTGGTGAAAAAATCTGGTGTATCGATGTGGAAGAAGAACTGCGTAGGCTAAACGTGATTGCGGATGCATCTGTGGTTGGAGTTCCAGACCCAGTCTATGGTGAAGTTGCTGCTGCTGCCGTGGTACTTGAGGATGGGGCAAACACCAGTGAAACACAACTTAAACAAGAACTAAATAAGCGGTTGGCGCGCTACCAGGTTCCGGTATACTTCCGCCAGGTTTCCGCCATTCCGCTGACCGCTGGTTCGAAGGTGGATAAGAGCGCGGTACGAGCATTGTTTGTTTCTCTCTAA
- a CDS encoding glycerate kinase, translated as MKFVLAPDSFKGTMSAATAAATMSAGVRDVFPDAECIEVPMADGGEGTTQSLVDALGGKLLHADVADALGRTRTAHFGWIEAERLAVVEIAEAAGIEHLTTEELNPREANTAGVGQLLNHILELSPARLIVGLGGSATNDGGWGMARALGAVATTAAGKEIETRALALADAANLDTSGISERWQDVEITLACDVDNPLTGERGATAVFGPQKGVQPNEVEVFDAALAQWGKLLDSASGRAVSEIPGAGAAGGLGAAFMALLGAKPQRGVEVVIATVKLGEKIAGADFVFTGEGSMDFQTKFGKTPWGVMLEARAQGVPTIAFTGNLGRDVESLHENGFAAIIPTVRVVGTLKEALATAQPSLQDSVRMACRILAAARTRE; from the coding sequence ATGAAATTCGTCCTCGCCCCTGATTCTTTCAAAGGCACGATGAGCGCCGCCACCGCCGCCGCAACGATGAGCGCCGGGGTTCGTGATGTGTTCCCTGATGCTGAATGCATTGAGGTTCCCATGGCTGACGGCGGCGAAGGAACCACCCAGTCCCTGGTGGACGCGCTTGGCGGCAAACTACTCCACGCCGATGTCGCCGATGCACTCGGGCGCACCAGGACCGCCCACTTCGGGTGGATCGAGGCGGAACGCCTGGCGGTCGTCGAAATCGCCGAGGCTGCCGGCATCGAACACCTCACCACAGAAGAGCTGAACCCCCGCGAAGCAAACACCGCGGGCGTGGGTCAGCTGCTCAACCACATACTTGAACTCTCCCCCGCCCGCCTGATAGTTGGCCTGGGCGGATCAGCCACCAATGACGGCGGCTGGGGCATGGCGCGCGCCCTGGGCGCGGTTGCCACAACTGCCGCAGGAAAGGAAATTGAGACCCGGGCGCTGGCTCTGGCGGACGCCGCCAACCTGGACACCAGCGGCATCAGCGAACGCTGGCAAGATGTAGAAATCACGCTCGCGTGCGACGTCGATAACCCACTCACCGGCGAACGCGGCGCAACCGCCGTCTTCGGCCCCCAAAAGGGCGTGCAACCGAATGAGGTTGAGGTGTTTGACGCAGCCCTCGCCCAATGGGGCAAGCTCCTGGACTCGGCAAGCGGGCGTGCCGTATCCGAGATTCCCGGAGCCGGAGCAGCCGGCGGCCTGGGCGCGGCCTTCATGGCACTGCTGGGCGCAAAACCGCAGCGCGGCGTGGAAGTCGTGATAGCCACCGTGAAGCTCGGCGAAAAAATCGCGGGTGCGGACTTCGTGTTCACCGGAGAAGGCTCCATGGACTTCCAGACCAAATTTGGCAAAACCCCGTGGGGGGTTATGCTCGAGGCACGCGCACAGGGCGTACCCACTATTGCGTTCACCGGCAATCTGGGCCGCGACGTGGAGTCGCTACACGAAAACGGTTTCGCGGCCATCATCCCCACCGTGCGGGTTGTTGGCACCCTTAAAGAGGCTCTCGCCACAGCCCAGCCGTCACTACAAGATTCAGTGCGAATGGCGTGCCGCATCCTCGCGGCGGCACGAACACGCGAATAG
- a CDS encoding MFS transporter, with protein MSTTHAEFSSEEKSRMDLLTKKNFKKLMPLLVIVYIISFIDRTNIGMAKEALQADIGLSAAAYGLGAGLFFLCYAVLEIPSNLIMHKTGARFWITRIMVTWGIISMLMAIVWNDTSFYVLRILLGVAEAGLYPGIILYISYWFPQKYRARAIGIFLLGVSIANIIGAPLAGALLQMHGLLGLHGWQWMFIIEGLPAVFLAYGVWHWLPNKPENAKWLSDEDKDLIERYLASEDVGEESSHSDLRALGPVFRDPIIWLVVVAYFTHQIAVYSLSYFLPSMIKSYDANMGSMTVGLITAIPWIAAALGSWFLPKYATGLRKSKFMASIGFLMVAAGLTIAAVASTNLWVAVIGFFIAASQLFVIQSILFTFPQQRFSGATSAAAVAFMNMCGLAGGFLGPTVMGKLEDSTGNQLAGLWFIIIAVLVGSVLVWGLKYRNTNAEESANA; from the coding sequence ATGTCAACTACACATGCTGAGTTCTCCTCCGAAGAGAAATCTAGGATGGACCTACTAACAAAGAAGAACTTCAAGAAGCTGATGCCGCTCCTGGTGATCGTGTACATCATTAGCTTCATTGACCGCACCAATATCGGTATGGCTAAAGAAGCGCTGCAGGCTGATATCGGCCTTTCGGCGGCCGCCTACGGCCTCGGTGCCGGTCTGTTCTTCCTTTGCTATGCCGTGCTCGAGATCCCCTCGAACCTGATCATGCACAAAACGGGTGCTCGCTTCTGGATCACCCGAATCATGGTCACCTGGGGCATTATTTCGATGCTTATGGCGATCGTCTGGAACGATACATCGTTCTACGTACTGCGAATCTTGCTAGGTGTCGCTGAAGCAGGCCTGTACCCTGGCATCATCCTGTACATTTCGTACTGGTTCCCGCAGAAGTACCGCGCTCGCGCCATCGGCATTTTCCTCCTCGGCGTATCGATCGCAAACATCATTGGGGCCCCGCTGGCGGGCGCTCTGCTCCAGATGCATGGTTTGCTCGGCCTACACGGTTGGCAGTGGATGTTCATTATTGAAGGTCTGCCGGCAGTTTTCCTTGCCTACGGCGTGTGGCACTGGCTTCCTAATAAGCCAGAAAACGCTAAGTGGCTCAGCGACGAGGATAAGGATCTCATCGAGCGTTACCTCGCTTCGGAGGACGTTGGAGAAGAGTCCAGCCACAGTGATCTGCGCGCGCTGGGCCCGGTCTTTCGCGATCCAATTATCTGGCTGGTAGTTGTTGCTTACTTCACCCACCAGATCGCTGTGTACTCGCTGTCGTACTTCTTGCCCTCCATGATTAAGTCTTACGACGCGAACATGGGCAGCATGACGGTGGGTCTAATTACTGCGATTCCGTGGATCGCGGCTGCGCTGGGATCCTGGTTCCTACCGAAGTACGCCACCGGCCTTCGCAAGTCGAAGTTCATGGCCTCGATTGGGTTCCTCATGGTTGCCGCTGGTCTGACCATCGCTGCTGTTGCCTCAACGAACCTATGGGTCGCCGTTATCGGCTTCTTCATCGCTGCTTCACAGCTGTTCGTGATCCAGTCGATCCTGTTCACCTTCCCGCAGCAGCGCTTCTCTGGCGCCACCTCTGCAGCAGCTGTCGCATTCATGAATATGTGCGGCCTGGCGGGTGGCTTCCTAGGCCCCACGGTCATGGGCAAGTTAGAGGACTCGACCGGCAACCAGCTTGCTGGTCTATGGTTCATCATCATCGCTGTGCTTGTTGGTTCCGTCCTGGTATGGGGTCTGAAGTACCGCAACACCAATGCTGAAGAATCAGCAAATGCGTAA
- a CDS encoding thiolase family protein, giving the protein MEKIVIIEGARTAIGTFAGSLSTTPNHVMGATAMKAAVERSGVPMDAIDEVVVGCVGQVGGDAFLARRISLEAGVREESTAFTVNRLCGSGLQAVQSAALELRAGDSKFVVAGGSENMSNQPFMDFQARNGWRTGNHTLVDGTMSLVTDPFGGYPMGVTAENVADKFDISRTDQDAFAARSQRLAAKAQADGMFQDEIVDITVKERKSERVFNTDEHLRPTSNEEKLAKLRPAFRKGGSVTAGNSSGINDAAAMLVMTTESIAKAEGLKPIGELVSFAKAGLAPEIMGFAPALAIPRALDKAGLSLADIDWIELNEAFAAQALAVIRDQDLDMDKTNPLGGAIALGHPVGATGAILTLRTLYNLRRTNTEFGMVTMCIGGGQGVAAVFRAL; this is encoded by the coding sequence TTGGAAAAAATAGTCATTATTGAGGGCGCAAGGACTGCAATCGGTACATTTGCTGGTTCCCTGTCCACTACGCCTAATCACGTCATGGGGGCAACCGCGATGAAAGCGGCGGTGGAACGTTCTGGCGTTCCCATGGATGCAATTGATGAAGTAGTAGTTGGCTGCGTGGGACAAGTAGGCGGGGATGCCTTCTTGGCACGCCGAATTTCCTTAGAGGCGGGAGTACGCGAAGAGTCCACTGCTTTTACAGTAAATAGGTTATGTGGATCGGGGTTGCAGGCAGTTCAATCTGCAGCGCTTGAACTGCGTGCTGGAGATTCGAAATTCGTAGTTGCCGGTGGTTCCGAAAATATGTCGAATCAGCCCTTTATGGATTTTCAGGCGCGTAACGGCTGGCGCACTGGCAACCATACCTTGGTTGATGGAACCATGTCGCTAGTAACCGATCCTTTTGGTGGTTACCCGATGGGTGTTACCGCAGAAAATGTAGCGGATAAATTCGATATTTCCCGCACGGATCAAGATGCTTTTGCAGCACGTTCACAAAGGTTAGCCGCAAAAGCTCAAGCTGACGGCATGTTCCAAGATGAGATCGTGGACATCACAGTTAAGGAACGTAAGTCAGAGCGTGTGTTTAACACCGATGAGCATTTGCGCCCCACCTCCAACGAGGAGAAATTGGCCAAACTACGTCCTGCTTTCCGCAAAGGTGGATCCGTTACCGCCGGTAATTCCTCCGGCATTAACGATGCTGCTGCCATGTTGGTGATGACCACTGAATCTATTGCCAAGGCGGAAGGTTTAAAGCCGATTGGTGAGCTGGTTAGTTTTGCAAAGGCAGGTTTGGCTCCCGAAATTATGGGTTTTGCTCCAGCATTGGCGATTCCGCGGGCGCTTGATAAGGCTGGGCTGTCCCTGGCCGATATCGACTGGATCGAGCTTAACGAGGCCTTCGCCGCTCAGGCACTAGCCGTGATCCGTGACCAGGATTTGGATATGGATAAGACGAACCCGCTGGGTGGCGCGATTGCATTGGGGCACCCGGTGGGAGCAACTGGCGCTATTTTGACACTTCGTACCCTTTACAACCTGCGTCGCACGAACACCGAATTTGGCATGGTAACCATGTGCATTGGTGGAGGCCAAGGCGTGGCAGCGGTATTCCGCGCACTATAG
- a CDS encoding CoA-transferase, with amino-acid sequence MSFKQVTPEEVASLIPNGATVAADGFTMMSVADEIYAHIEQSFLEKGTPNNLTFVHAAGQSNRVDGLARLAHPKLLKRVVGPHWGLNPPMANLLGEDEVEAICLPQGQISTLYRTIAAGRPGQLSTVGLGTFVDPRLDGGRINDSARAATAPDEYVELVERDGKEYLFYKSFPIDVAIIRGTKIDPDGNMSQEDDVTILDSLAIAQSVHNNGGIVIAQVKQIVERGDIPARLVNVPGVLVDYVMVTSDPAKYHKQTNSAVEVNMDLITGYASSEELAKSILDHEVEPVRVRIGERGAKLVRDGDIINLGTGLPGDSIGRALAVSGKLAKVTLTVESGTYGGVPLGGVDFGCAIHPAAIISHPQQFDFYNGGGVDITYMGVGQVDGKGNINVSAFGGKAIGCGGFMDIVDGAKRICFLMIADSKHPKWVDEVDQLTFYGAAALDKGQEVYLASEHYMVQLTTEGWKILEVDDNDAARQAAALIHTTR; translated from the coding sequence ATGAGCTTTAAACAAGTGACGCCTGAAGAAGTGGCATCACTGATTCCGAACGGGGCTACTGTAGCTGCCGATGGTTTCACCATGATGAGCGTAGCTGATGAAATCTATGCGCATATCGAACAGTCATTCTTAGAAAAAGGTACCCCGAATAATTTGACATTCGTACATGCAGCTGGGCAGTCAAACCGAGTGGATGGGCTTGCCCGCCTTGCTCACCCAAAATTACTAAAACGCGTAGTGGGGCCACACTGGGGGCTAAACCCACCTATGGCGAACCTGTTGGGCGAAGATGAGGTGGAAGCTATTTGCTTGCCGCAAGGTCAGATATCCACGCTGTATCGTACGATAGCAGCAGGTAGACCGGGGCAGCTTTCTACGGTGGGGCTCGGTACTTTCGTTGACCCACGGCTGGATGGAGGACGAATTAACGATTCTGCCCGTGCTGCCACAGCTCCTGATGAGTATGTGGAACTGGTGGAAAGAGATGGTAAGGAATACCTATTCTACAAGTCTTTCCCGATTGACGTGGCGATTATACGGGGTACGAAGATTGATCCAGATGGAAATATGTCGCAAGAAGACGACGTGACAATTCTGGATTCGCTGGCAATTGCGCAGTCTGTTCATAACAATGGCGGAATCGTAATTGCCCAGGTGAAGCAGATTGTAGAGCGTGGTGACATTCCGGCTCGTCTGGTGAATGTTCCCGGTGTACTGGTGGATTACGTTATGGTGACTTCTGATCCAGCGAAATACCACAAGCAAACTAACTCGGCGGTTGAGGTAAATATGGATCTGATCACGGGGTATGCCTCCTCTGAGGAACTAGCAAAGTCCATCCTTGACCACGAGGTGGAACCGGTTCGGGTGCGCATCGGGGAGAGGGGCGCAAAGCTGGTACGCGACGGAGACATTATTAATCTAGGTACCGGTCTCCCCGGAGACTCCATAGGTCGGGCACTTGCGGTAAGCGGTAAGCTCGCCAAAGTTACCTTAACGGTGGAGTCTGGCACATACGGAGGTGTCCCGCTAGGGGGAGTGGACTTTGGGTGTGCAATTCATCCGGCAGCTATTATCAGCCATCCGCAACAGTTCGATTTTTACAACGGTGGCGGCGTGGACATCACCTACATGGGTGTGGGGCAAGTAGATGGTAAAGGCAATATTAACGTTTCGGCTTTTGGTGGCAAAGCCATCGGCTGCGGTGGCTTCATGGACATTGTGGACGGTGCGAAACGAATCTGCTTCCTGATGATTGCCGATTCGAAACATCCCAAGTGGGTAGATGAAGTGGACCAATTAACTTTCTACGGTGCTGCCGCCCTAGATAAAGGGCAAGAAGTCTACTTGGCTTCTGAACATTACATGGTGCAACTAACCACCGAAGGTTGGAAGATTCTCGAGGTTGATGACAATGACGCTGCTCGCCAAGCAGCGGCGCTCATTCATACGACGCGTTAA
- a CDS encoding SDR family oxidoreductase, which produces MDSISLNGRVAVVTGASQGIGKGIALKLAQRGATVVVVDINGEAAKVVAEQCGGKSRSIALNVADREAVDAAIEQVIAELGKIDILVNNAGINRDGMLHKMTDDMWDVVLAVDLSAVFYLCRKVGSHMRENQYGRICNVASESWQGNVGQTNYAAAKGGVVSLTRSISKELGFKNVTANAIAPGFIETDMTCKLKEIPSRAGFENLYEEQVAKVSLKRAGKPEDVANLVAFLVSDDASYLTGETIRIGGGYKL; this is translated from the coding sequence ATGGATTCGATATCGCTAAACGGCAGGGTTGCGGTAGTAACCGGAGCCTCGCAGGGGATTGGTAAAGGCATCGCGCTAAAACTTGCGCAGCGCGGAGCCACCGTGGTTGTTGTAGATATTAATGGCGAGGCTGCCAAGGTGGTGGCTGAACAGTGTGGAGGCAAGTCACGATCCATTGCATTGAATGTTGCCGATCGTGAAGCTGTGGATGCTGCCATAGAGCAGGTGATTGCGGAACTGGGCAAGATTGACATCCTGGTAAATAACGCCGGAATCAACCGTGACGGCATGCTTCATAAGATGACCGATGACATGTGGGATGTGGTGCTCGCAGTAGATCTTTCTGCCGTTTTCTACTTGTGTCGCAAGGTGGGATCGCATATGCGTGAAAACCAGTATGGGCGCATTTGTAACGTGGCCTCCGAATCTTGGCAAGGAAACGTGGGGCAAACTAACTACGCGGCAGCAAAAGGTGGCGTTGTCTCCCTAACCCGCTCTATATCCAAGGAGCTGGGGTTCAAGAATGTGACCGCCAATGCAATTGCTCCTGGTTTTATTGAAACGGATATGACCTGCAAGCTTAAGGAAATTCCTTCACGTGCTGGATTCGAGAACCTCTATGAAGAGCAAGTCGCAAAGGTGTCCCTCAAGCGTGCCGGAAAACCAGAGGATGTAGCCAATCTGGTTGCGTTCCTGGTATCTGACGATGCCTCCTACCTGACCGGTGAAACCATTCGCATCGGAGGGGGATACAAGCTATGA